From one Mytilus edulis chromosome 1, xbMytEdul2.2, whole genome shotgun sequence genomic stretch:
- the LOC139517486 gene encoding multiple epidermal growth factor-like domains protein 10 isoform X1 — MKKWSYYFVVQMLIISILKQVTDSCSENCLIGKSHCDSSTGSCWYGCKPGWSGDKCQNNCSIPDCLDCYHNENNTEICDRCKLGWYGDRCEKTCNGNCLLGRCNAVGDCVFGCKSHWTGKRCNEQYCNFEFCLQCGFSSTYYMPICSKCIEGKFYSYQANKCVNCSDKCIGGDSQCNQTTGICYNGCEKGFYGTNCDRVCNIDHCDQCVLAKTHGDTAKCGRCSQGWYPTNLICTECSQHCNGRISNCNSSTGHCLDGCKHGWFGPLCNKQCQISNCDKCADDQFGKTYCAVCSTGMYFDDFSRSCLNCSDHCIGGTLACDKDTGKCPNGCNPGYHGEKCQYICGNCTGQSCFVNGTCPSGCKSGWFNEYCTQRFPEHCSDGNQFLKNGTCGDCQAYWYGTTCDKKCNANCRPSDYNGYVYCNKHNGKCDSGCLPGYYGDTCNNSCNENCNYRNCHQTTGTCSNGCEFKFYGDYCNKSCPKNCDQPGCHRISGLCSRECNSGFFGDYCQMPCSDGCKGNKCYKVHGGCSNFDCNDGYYGNKCDVNCSVNCLQGICERSNGKCSKGCIEGFYGQYCGYQCKGCQNATCTQEDGTCVYGCLEGMDGQSCNQVCSSGTYGVGCKLRCTSCRDQSCDAKTGACQFGCAVGFTGPLCQDEVPLYTGGIMANQKDNIAVATSASVSVVLTVAVIVVACIIVRKKKNLSLCSKMKKRKHDDSPVEEMQTIQTHSQEETIDPADLQLYPVIVTGQRFEIKFGKYCSRFRSSPVMVRILPNGSNSTDCEDFYRDAAMLKELPKQKNVVFFFGIGTNLGYSFSVFELCSRGVMLSYLRNLTESCRDHTSTILKRNQLDILKCCIGVVSGMEYLLYKKILHRYISANNIFLDENKRSKIGNLFYAVNIETETEELQSTKLPDECLPWMAAESIQDCIFSSKSEIYAFGVFLWEVMSLGEDAGIVKSKLSEGELLPKPDCCERSLYRLMMRCWSEAPTNRPTLDYIYQHISDAIDNTEESPDQIDVVDVVDVVDEDYAMRSTSV; from the exons attcctGTAGTGAAAATTGCCTGATAGGAAAATCACACTGTGACTCGTCTACTGGTTCCTGTTGGTATGGATGCAAACCAGGCTGGAGTGGTGACAAGTGCCAAAATAATTGTTCCATTCCGGACTGTTTAGACTGTTATCACAATGAAAACAATACAGAAATATGTGATCGTTGTAAGTTAGGATGGTATGGTGACCGATGTGAGAAAACGTGTAATGGTAATTGTTTGTTGGGTCGCTGTAATGCTGTAGGTGATTGTGTGTTTGGTTGTAAATCACACTGGACAGGGAAGAGATGTAACGAGCAATATTGTAACTTTGAGTTTTGTTTACAGTGTGGATTTTCATCTACTTATTACATGCCTATTTGTTCAAAGTGTATTGAGGGAAAGTTTTATAGTTATCAGGCTAATAAATGTGTTAATTGTAGTGACAAATGTATAGGAGGGGATTCTCAATGTAACCAGACCACTGGGATATGTTATAATGGTTGTGAAAAGGGATTTTATGGAACGAACTGTGACAGGGTTTGTAATATTGATCATTGTGATCAGTGTGTTTTAGCTAAAACACATGGGGATACAGCAAAATGTGGACGTTGTTCCCAAGGCTGGTACCCAACTAACTTGATCTGTACAGAGTGTAGCCAGCATTGTAATGGGAGAATCAGTAATTGTAACAGTAGTACAGGACATTGTCTAGACGGTTGTAAGCATGGTTGGTTTGGACCACTTTGTAATAAGCAATGTCAGATTTCAAACTGTGACAAATGTGCTGATGACCAGTTTGGCAAAACTTATTGTGCAGTTTGTAGCACTGGGATGTACTTTGATGATTTCAGTAGGTCCTGTTTAAATTGTAGTGATCATTGTATAGGGGGTACGTTAGCCTGTGATAAAGACACAGGAAAATGTCCAAATGGATGTAATCCTGGTTATCATGGGGAGAAATGTCAGTATATTTGTGGAAACTGTACCGGACAGTCATGTTTTGTGAATGGGACCTGTCCATCTGGATGTAAAAGTGGTTGGTTTAATGAGTACTGCACCCAAAGGTTCCCTGAACACTGTAGTGATGGTAACCAGTTTCTAAAGAATGGCACATGTGGGGACTGCCAAGCATACTGGTATGGAACAACATGTGACAAGAAATGTAATGCTAACTGTAGACCTAGTGACTATAATGGATATGTTTACTGTAACAAACATAATGGGAAATGTGATTCTGGTTGTTTACCCGGTTACTATGGCGATACTTGTAACAATTCATGTAATGAAAATTGTAACTATCGTAACTGTCATCAGACAACAGGTACTTGTTCAAATGGTTGTGAATTCAAATTTTATGGTGATTATTGTAATAAGAGTTGTCCAAAGAACTGTGATCAACCAGGCTGTCATCGTATCAGTGGACTATGTTCACGAGAATGTAATTCTGGTTTCTTTGGTGATTATTGTCAAATGCCATGTAGTGATGGATGTAAgggaaacaaatgttacaaagtTCATGGAGGATGTTCTAACTTCGATTGCAATGATGGTTACTATGGAAACAAATGCGATGTCAATTGTAGTGTAAACTGTCTGCAGGGAATTTGTGAACGATCGAATGGAAAATGTTCCAAAGGCTGTATTGAAGGATTCTATGGACAGTATTGTGGGTATCAATGTAAAGGTTGCCAGAATGCCACATGTACACAAGAAGATGGAACGTGTGTATATGGATGTCTGGAAGGAATGGATGGACAAAGTTGTAATCAAG TTTGTTCCTCTGGTACTTATGGAGTAGGATGTAAGTTGAGATGTACATCATGTCGAGACCAATCATGTGATGCCAAGACAGGAGCATGTCAGTTTGGTTGTGCTGTAGGTTTTACTGGACCTTTATGTCAAG atgAAGTTCCGTTATATACCGGTGGTATAATGGCAAACCAGAAAGATAATATAGCAGTTGCCACTAGTGCATCAGTTTCTGTAGTTCTTACTGTAGCTGTTATTGTCGTAGCATGTATCATTGTGCGTAAAAAGAAAAATCTTAGTTTGTGttcaaagatgaaaaagagaaaacatGATGATAGTCCTGTGGAAGAAATGCAG ACAATCCAGACACATAGTCAGGAAGAAACCATAGATCCAGCAGATTTACAATTGTATCCAGTTATAGTAACAGGACAgagatttgaaataaaattcgGAAAATATTGTAGTAGGTTTAGATCATCACCTGTCATGGTCAGGATATTACCCAATG GGAGTAACAGCACAGACTGTGAAGATTTCTATAGAGATGCTGCAATGTTGAAAGAATTAcctaaacaaaaaaatgttgttttcttttttgggATCGGAACTAATTTAG GTTATTCATTCAGTGTATTTGAGCTGTGTAGTAGAGGTGTAATGTTGTCCTACCTAAGAAACCTGACAGAATCGTGTAGAGATCACACATCTACAATACTGAAGAGAAATCAATTAGATATATTGAAATGTTGTATAGGGGTAGTTAGTGGCATGgagtatttattatataaaaag ATCCTACACAGATATATATCTGCAAACAACATATTTCTAGATGAGAATAAGAGAAGTAAAATAGGAAACTTGTTTTATGCTGTTAATATAGAAACAGAAACTGAGGAATTACAGTCCACCAAG TTACCAGATGAATGTTTACCATGGATGGCGGCAGAATCAATCCAGGATTGTATATTCTCGTCGAAATCAGAAAT tTATGCTTTTGGTGTGTTCCTGTGGGAAGTGATGAGTTTAGGAGAAGATGCAGGGATTGTTAAATCCAAGTTATCTGAAGGGGAGCTGTTACCCAAACCAGACTGCTGTGAAAGGTCCTT ATATCGGTTGATGATGAGATGTTGGAGTGAGGCCCCAACTAACAGACCAACTTTAGattatatttatcaacatatatCAGATGCAATAGACAATACAGAAGAATCTCCTGATCAG ATTGATGTAGTGGATGTTGTAGATGTTGTGGATGAAGATTACGCCATGAGATCAACATCAGTATAG
- the LOC139517486 gene encoding multiple epidermal growth factor-like domains protein 10 isoform X2: MKKWSYYFVVQMLIISILKQVTDSCSENCLIGKSHCDSSTGSCWYGCKPGWSGDKCQNNCSIPDCLDCYHNENNTEICDRCKLGWYGDRCEKTCNGNCLLGRCNAVGDCVFGCKSHWTGKRCNEQYCNFEFCLQCGFSSTYYMPICSKCIEGKFYSYQANKCVNCSDKCIGGDSQCNQTTGICYNGCEKGFYGTNCDRVCNIDHCDQCVLAKTHGDTAKCGRCSQGWYPTNLICTECSQHCNGRISNCNSSTGHCLDGCKHGWFGPLCNKQCQISNCDKCADDQFGKTYCAVCSTGMYFDDFSRSCLNCSDHCIGGTLACDKDTGKCPNGCNPGYHGEKCQYICGNCTGQSCFVNGTCPSGCKSGWFNEYCTQRFPEHCSDGNQFLKNGTCGDCQAYWYGTTCDKKCNANCRPSDYNGYVYCNKHNGKCDSGCLPGYYGDTCNNSCNENCNYRNCHQTTGTCSNGCEFKFYGDYCNKSCPKNCDQPGCHRISGLCSRECNSGFFGDYCQMPCSDGCKGNKCYKVHGGCSNFDCNDGYYGNKCDVNCSVNCLQGICERSNGKCSKGCIEGFYGQYCGYQCKGCQNATCTQEDGTCVYGCLEGMDGQSCNQVCSSGTYGVGCKLRCTSCRDQSCDAKTGACQFGCAVGFTGPLCQDEVPLYTGGIMANQKDNIAVATSASVSVVLTVAVIVVACIIVRKKKNLSLCSKMKKRKHDDSPVEEMQTIQTHSQEETIDPADLQLYPVIVTGQRFEIKFGKYCSRFRSSPVMVRILPNGSNSTDCEDFYRDAAMLKELPKQKNVVFFFGIGTNLGYSFSVFELCSRGVMLSYLRNLTESCRDHTSTILKRNQLDILKCCIGVVSGMEYLLYKKILHRYISANNIFLDENKRSKIGNLFYAVNIETETEELQSTKLPDECLPWMAAESIQDCIFSSKSEIYAFGVFLWEVMSLGEDAGIVKSKLSEGELLPKPDCCERSLYRLMMRCWSEAPTNRPTLDYIYQHISDAIDNTEESPDQIDVVDVVDVVDEDYAMRSTSV; this comes from the exons attcctGTAGTGAAAATTGCCTGATAGGAAAATCACACTGTGACTCGTCTACTGGTTCCTGTTGGTATGGATGCAAACCAGGCTGGAGTGGTGACAAGTGCCAAAATAATTGTTCCATTCCGGACTGTTTAGACTGTTATCACAATGAAAACAATACAGAAATATGTGATCGTTGTAAGTTAGGATGGTATGGTGACCGATGTGAGAAAACGTGTAATGGTAATTGTTTGTTGGGTCGCTGTAATGCTGTAGGTGATTGTGTGTTTGGTTGTAAATCACACTGGACAGGGAAGAGATGTAACGAGCAATATTGTAACTTTGAGTTTTGTTTACAGTGTGGATTTTCATCTACTTATTACATGCCTATTTGTTCAAAGTGTATTGAGGGAAAGTTTTATAGTTATCAGGCTAATAAATGTGTTAATTGTAGTGACAAATGTATAGGAGGGGATTCTCAATGTAACCAGACCACTGGGATATGTTATAATGGTTGTGAAAAGGGATTTTATGGAACGAACTGTGACAGGGTTTGTAATATTGATCATTGTGATCAGTGTGTTTTAGCTAAAACACATGGGGATACAGCAAAATGTGGACGTTGTTCCCAAGGCTGGTACCCAACTAACTTGATCTGTACAGAGTGTAGCCAGCATTGTAATGGGAGAATCAGTAATTGTAACAGTAGTACAGGACATTGTCTAGACGGTTGTAAGCATGGTTGGTTTGGACCACTTTGTAATAAGCAATGTCAGATTTCAAACTGTGACAAATGTGCTGATGACCAGTTTGGCAAAACTTATTGTGCAGTTTGTAGCACTGGGATGTACTTTGATGATTTCAGTAGGTCCTGTTTAAATTGTAGTGATCATTGTATAGGGGGTACGTTAGCCTGTGATAAAGACACAGGAAAATGTCCAAATGGATGTAATCCTGGTTATCATGGGGAGAAATGTCAGTATATTTGTGGAAACTGTACCGGACAGTCATGTTTTGTGAATGGGACCTGTCCATCTGGATGTAAAAGTGGTTGGTTTAATGAGTACTGCACCCAAAGGTTCCCTGAACACTGTAGTGATGGTAACCAGTTTCTAAAGAATGGCACATGTGGGGACTGCCAAGCATACTGGTATGGAACAACATGTGACAAGAAATGTAATGCTAACTGTAGACCTAGTGACTATAATGGATATGTTTACTGTAACAAACATAATGGGAAATGTGATTCTGGTTGTTTACCCGGTTACTATGGCGATACTTGTAACAATTCATGTAATGAAAATTGTAACTATCGTAACTGTCATCAGACAACAGGTACTTGTTCAAATGGTTGTGAATTCAAATTTTATGGTGATTATTGTAATAAGAGTTGTCCAAAGAACTGTGATCAACCAGGCTGTCATCGTATCAGTGGACTATGTTCACGAGAATGTAATTCTGGTTTCTTTGGTGATTATTGTCAAATGCCATGTAGTGATGGATGTAAgggaaacaaatgttacaaagtTCATGGAGGATGTTCTAACTTCGATTGCAATGATGGTTACTATGGAAACAAATGCGATGTCAATTGTAGTGTAAACTGTCTGCAGGGAATTTGTGAACGATCGAATGGAAAATGTTCCAAAGGCTGTATTGAAGGATTCTATGGACAGTATTGTGGGTATCAATGTAAAGGTTGCCAGAATGCCACATGTACACAAGAAGATGGAACGTGTGTATATGGATGTCTGGAAGGAATGGATGGACAAAGTTGTAATCAAG TTTGTTCCTCTGGTACTTATGGAGTAGGATGTAAGTTGAGATGTACATCATGTCGAGACCAATCATGTGATGCCAAGACAGGAGCATGTCAGTTTGGTTGTGCTGTAGGTTTTACTGGACCTTTATGTCAAG atgAAGTTCCGTTATATACCGGTGGTATAATGGCAAACCAGAAAGATAATATAGCAGTTGCCACTAGTGCATCAGTTTCTGTAGTTCTTACTGTAGCTGTTATTGTCGTAGCATGTATCATTGTGCGTAAAAAGAAAAATCTTAGTTTGTGttcaaagatgaaaaagagaaaacatGATGATAGTCCTGTGGAAGAAATGCAG ACAATCCAGACACATAGTCAGGAAGAAACCATAGATCCAGCAGATTTACAATTGTATCCAGTTATAGTAACAGGACAgagatttgaaataaaattcgGAAAATATTGTAGTAG GTTTAGATCATCACCAGTCATGGTCAGGATATTACCCAATG GGAGTAACAGCACAGACTGTGAAGATTTCTATAGAGATGCTGCAATGTTGAAAGAATTAcctaaacaaaaaaatgttgttttcttttttgggATCGGAACTAATTTAG GTTATTCATTCAGTGTATTTGAGCTGTGTAGTAGAGGTGTAATGTTGTCCTACCTAAGAAACCTGACAGAATCGTGTAGAGATCACACATCTACAATACTGAAGAGAAATCAATTAGATATATTGAAATGTTGTATAGGGGTAGTTAGTGGCATGgagtatttattatataaaaag ATCCTACACAGATATATATCTGCAAACAACATATTTCTAGATGAGAATAAGAGAAGTAAAATAGGAAACTTGTTTTATGCTGTTAATATAGAAACAGAAACTGAGGAATTACAGTCCACCAAG TTACCAGATGAATGTTTACCATGGATGGCGGCAGAATCAATCCAGGATTGTATATTCTCGTCGAAATCAGAAAT tTATGCTTTTGGTGTGTTCCTGTGGGAAGTGATGAGTTTAGGAGAAGATGCAGGGATTGTTAAATCCAAGTTATCTGAAGGGGAGCTGTTACCCAAACCAGACTGCTGTGAAAGGTCCTT ATATCGGTTGATGATGAGATGTTGGAGTGAGGCCCCAACTAACAGACCAACTTTAGattatatttatcaacatatatCAGATGCAATAGACAATACAGAAGAATCTCCTGATCAG ATTGATGTAGTGGATGTTGTAGATGTTGTGGATGAAGATTACGCCATGAGATCAACATCAGTATAG
- the LOC139499341 gene encoding L-threonine 3-dehydrogenase, mitochondrial-like isoform X1: MKTAIQKTVQKSLSSLLGRCQSCSVIVSTRQYNDDHTKYEGNKPRVLITGSLGQLGTGLASVMRKRYGVQNVFMSDIIKAPPNVAASGPYVFADILDFKRLQELIVTHNIDWIVHFSALLSAVGENNVPLAMRVNIEGLHNVLELSKQYKLKLFVPSTIGAFGPDSPRNPTPDLCIQRPRTIYGVSKVHAELMGEYYYHRFGMDFRSLRFPGVISADTNPGGGTTDYAVHIFHDALQTGDFTSFLRRDTRLPMMYIDDCLRSVVQFMELPNKQLKQRTYNVTAMSFTPEELVAEVRKHVPHLKAKYEADSRQKIADTWPEVFDDSNARADWGWKHDYDIKGLCDIMFEKLRPVYDTDTHLDAKDGKQKLTAA; the protein is encoded by the exons ATGAAGACAGCCATCCAGAAAACCGTCCAGAAATCATTGTCTTCATTACTCGGGAGATGCCAAAGTTGTTCCGTCATCGTTTCTACTAGGCAGTACAATGATGATCACACCAAATACGAAGGCAACAAACCAAGAGTTCTGATTACAG gaagTCTGGGTCAACTTGGAACAGGGTTAGCAAGTGTGATGAG AAAGCGTTATGGAGTTCAGAATGTTTTTATGTCAGATATCATAAAAGCACCACCAAATGTTGCTGCAAGTG GTCCATACGTGTTCGCTGACATCTTAGATTTTAAGCGGCTCCAGGAACTCATAGTTACTCACAATATAGATTGGATAGTACATTTCAGTGCTTTACTGAGTGCTGTTGGAGAAAACAATGTACCTCTGGCAATGCGGGTTAATATTGAGGGTCTACACAATGTATTGGaattatcaaaacaatacaaGTTAAAGTTGTTTGTTCCGAGTACGATCG GTGCTTTTGGACCAGATTCTCCAAGGAACCCTACCCCCGATCTGTGTATACAGAGACCAAGAACAATCTACGGTGTATCCAAGGTACACGCTGAACTGATGGGAGAG TACTATTACCACCGATTTGGTATGGACTTCAGAAGTCTTAGATTTCCCGGTGTTATATCTGCAGATACTAACCCTGGTGGTGGAACTACAG atTATGCAGTACATATATTCCATGATGCTTTACAAACTGGAGATTTCACCAGTTTCTTGAGACGTGACACCCGTCTTCCTATGATGTATATTGACGATTGCCTTCGTTCAGTCGTTCAGTTTATGGAATTACCTAATAAGCAACTCAAACAACGAACTTACAACGTAACAGCGATGAGCTTTACGCCAGAAGAACTGGTAGCCGAGGTTAGAAAACATGTTCCTCACCTCAAggctaaatatgaagcagatagCAGACAAAAAATAG ccGATACATGGCCAGAAGTGTTTGACGACTCAAATGCACGTGCTGACTGGGGATGGAAGCATGACTATGATATCAAAGGTCTCTGTGATATAATGTTTGAAAAATTACGACCAGTCTACGACACGGACACCCATCTGGACGCTAAAGACGGAAAACAAAAGCTTACAGCAGCATAA
- the LOC139499341 gene encoding L-threonine 3-dehydrogenase, mitochondrial-like isoform X2 has protein sequence MRKRYGVQNVFMSDIIKAPPNVAASGPYVFADILDFKRLQELIVTHNIDWIVHFSALLSAVGENNVPLAMRVNIEGLHNVLELSKQYKLKLFVPSTIGAFGPDSPRNPTPDLCIQRPRTIYGVSKVHAELMGEYYYHRFGMDFRSLRFPGVISADTNPGGGTTDYAVHIFHDALQTGDFTSFLRRDTRLPMMYIDDCLRSVVQFMELPNKQLKQRTYNVTAMSFTPEELVAEVRKHVPHLKAKYEADSRQKIADTWPEVFDDSNARADWGWKHDYDIKGLCDIMFEKLRPVYDTDTHLDAKDGKQKLTAA, from the exons ATGAG AAAGCGTTATGGAGTTCAGAATGTTTTTATGTCAGATATCATAAAAGCACCACCAAATGTTGCTGCAAGTG GTCCATACGTGTTCGCTGACATCTTAGATTTTAAGCGGCTCCAGGAACTCATAGTTACTCACAATATAGATTGGATAGTACATTTCAGTGCTTTACTGAGTGCTGTTGGAGAAAACAATGTACCTCTGGCAATGCGGGTTAATATTGAGGGTCTACACAATGTATTGGaattatcaaaacaatacaaGTTAAAGTTGTTTGTTCCGAGTACGATCG GTGCTTTTGGACCAGATTCTCCAAGGAACCCTACCCCCGATCTGTGTATACAGAGACCAAGAACAATCTACGGTGTATCCAAGGTACACGCTGAACTGATGGGAGAG TACTATTACCACCGATTTGGTATGGACTTCAGAAGTCTTAGATTTCCCGGTGTTATATCTGCAGATACTAACCCTGGTGGTGGAACTACAG atTATGCAGTACATATATTCCATGATGCTTTACAAACTGGAGATTTCACCAGTTTCTTGAGACGTGACACCCGTCTTCCTATGATGTATATTGACGATTGCCTTCGTTCAGTCGTTCAGTTTATGGAATTACCTAATAAGCAACTCAAACAACGAACTTACAACGTAACAGCGATGAGCTTTACGCCAGAAGAACTGGTAGCCGAGGTTAGAAAACATGTTCCTCACCTCAAggctaaatatgaagcagatagCAGACAAAAAATAG ccGATACATGGCCAGAAGTGTTTGACGACTCAAATGCACGTGCTGACTGGGGATGGAAGCATGACTATGATATCAAAGGTCTCTGTGATATAATGTTTGAAAAATTACGACCAGTCTACGACACGGACACCCATCTGGACGCTAAAGACGGAAAACAAAAGCTTACAGCAGCATAA
- the LOC139499353 gene encoding XK-related protein 6-like — MVSRKFPYDRRGKYEAGDENGDNTEGQDDVDGPHCRQPKPYIIDTNSPLILVDGIDGSGSTLDKDINEDNLKRSCRNNSSFEYSSSEKYPFPFRCIDLLAAVLSIVFFLFDVISDVVLAEEYYRFQRWIPFVFTISFIIIPHLVLNAINISWYCNDYSKEEKSEKHTKKLVWFLRGFFSLPFMLGPVVRNVEYMHYGFKSKSRSLSESERRYFYKMVLCENADAAMLRMIEAFLESAPQLVLQIYIIMTEANTDGLMMQIVRPAAMIGSGIGVSWSLVSYQKALRLSYNRKERKLSLLGVIFYYIWKSCEVAPRIILLSLSAAQFGYHMLVATCIHWILMSLWVGRQNQEMYDKMRDKIVHYIVIGYVLIFCFQNVQKGKTRYRTMFYYFVTFVENVIMLTLWTYFTHHKREWVYLAVIVSVPSCMVIQIIVQILYYKCVHPEHTNIWFC, encoded by the exons ATGGTAAGCAGAAAGTTTCCATACGATAGAAGGGGGAAATATGAAGCCGGTGATGAGAATGGAGATAATACAGAGGGACAAGACGATGTTGATGGACCACATTGTAGGCAGCCTAAACCATATATTATTGATACAAACAGTCCACTTATATTAGTTGATGGCATAGATGGAAGTGGTTCAACGTTAGATAAAGATATCAATGAAGACAATCTGAAAAGATCCTGTAGAAATAACTCATCGTTTGAATATTCCAGTTCTGAGAAATATCCCTTTCCGTTCCGTTGCATAGACTTACTTGCAGCAGTTTTGTCAATAGTCTTTTTCTTATTTGATGTGATTTCAGACGTGGTTCTTGCTGAAGAATATTATCGGTTTCAAAGATGGATTCCGTTTGTATTTACTATATCGTTTATCATCATTCCTCATCTGGTATTAAATGCCATCAATATCTCCTGGTACTGTAATGACTATTCCAAAGAAGAGAAGAGCGAAAAGCATACAAAGAAACTAGTGTGGTTTTTAAGAGGGTTTTTTTCTTTACCTTTTATGCTTGGACCTGTTGTCAG AAATGTGGAATATATGCATTACGGATTTAAAAGCAAATCAAGATCATTGTCTGAAAGTGAAAGACGTTATTTCTATAAAATGGTTTTATGTGAAAATGCAGATGCTGCCATGTTGAGGATGATTGAAGCTTTCCTAGAATCTGCTCCACAGTTAGTTTTACAgatatatatcataatgacagAAGCTAATACTGATGGATTAATGATGC AAATCGTTCGACCTGCAGCAATGATTGGATCTGGTATTGGAGTATCCTGGTCGTTGGTATCTTATCAAAAGGCACTCAGATTATCATATAATAGAAAGGAAAGGAAACTGTCCCTCTTAGGAGTGATTTTCTACTATATCTGGAAATCCTGTGAAGTTGCACCAAGAATAATCCTATTATCACTGTCTGCAGCTCAGTTTGGCTACCACATGCTTGTAGCAACATGTATTCATTGGATCTTAATGTCACTTTGGGTTGGGCGTCAGAATCAAGAAATGTATGATAAAATGAgagataaaattgttcattatatTGTAATTGGATATGTATTGATATTTTGTTTCCAAAATGTACAGAAGGGTAAAACTCGATACAGaactatgttttattattttgtaacatttgtagAAAACGTCATCATGTTAACACTATGGACATACTTTACACATCATAAAAGAGAATGGGTTTACCTCGCCGTAATCGTTTCAGTACCTTCATGTATGGTAATTCAGATTATTGTCCAGATATTGTATTATAAATGTGTCCATCCTGAACATACAAACATTTggttttgttga